The genomic segment TTGCCCCTTATGGTTGGAAAGCACGGTCAAAGGTGGCCGTGAGCTTAAAGACAGTCCCGCCCATAGGGGTAGGAATCGGTTTTTTGCAGGTGAAAAGACCGAGATCGCCGAGCGGCGTGGTCCAGAGGAAAGCCTTTGCACCGGCGTGCCGATCAAAGAACGCCATGATTTCCTGAACCTTGGCCATAGGCCCGGTATAGGAGATCGGATAGGAGTCTTCTTTGTTGTTCGGCCCGTCGCCTACCTCCTGTTTGTAGCCGCCACCGAACTTCGAGGTGCGCACTCGATAGTTGATATCGGGCGCATCACCGTTTTGTGTTGGCCATGTGAAACGCTCAATCGTCACAGCTATCTCCCATTGATTCTTTTCCAGATTTCGCCGCCCGGCTGAAGCTCCCTGGCGATCGCTCTATCAACCACCGATTGCGCAACTTGCTGTACGCCTTTGCCAAGGTCCGCCGAAGCTTGCTGGTTGTTTGCGGGCGAATCGGCACCGCCGGTTTGCACGGATACGGCAACAGGAAAGTTGTACGTGTCTCCGCCGCTGCCACCGCCACTACCGCCGAGCGCTGCGACACCTGGCCCTGCGCCGGAAGTCAGCGGCGTGACGCTGCCGCCATTGGCGCCGGTCATAAGGAATGACCTGCCTCCCTCGTTGTACAACTCCGGCCCGAGCTCGTTGACCTCGTACAGAGAGTTCGGCGCAACGGGGCCGCCAGCCGCTCTGTATCCGGAAAAATCGACGCCGGAATAACCCGACTGCGAAGCCCCTAAACTGGACGAGGTTGCACCGGCAGAGCCTGTGGCCAGCCCGTTGCCACCACTGCCAGTGAAATAGCTGGTCGCCGCACCAACCAAACTTCCGAGCAACGCCGAGCTGGCCTGCCGTGTAGCAATACGCGCCATGTCCGCCAGAATCGACTTGGTGAAGTCCGCAAACGACAGCTTCCCGGTCATGGCGAAGTTGACGATCGAGTCTTCCATCGAGGTGAAAGCATTGCCGAACAGGGCTTTCGTTTGGCCGGCAACGTTGCTCGCCGAATCCAGATAATTGGCCCAGGCCGATGTCGCACCCTTCGTCCAATCGCCTTGGGCGTTTTCCACATCCGCGTAGTTCTGCCGGATCTGGTCGGTGGCTTTCTTGTTTGCGTCGGCGAGCGCCTGCGACTTACGCTTGAACTCTTCCTCCGACATATTCCGCGACGGGTCAGACTTTTGGTTGGCCAGCTCCAACGACTGCTGAGCAAACCGGTCTTGTTGGGCGTTCAGTTCACCGCTGAGTGCGTTCTGGCGGTCTCCCTGGCCCACGCCAAGCACTGCGCGTTGACCGGCAAGCTCCAGAGCCCGCTGCTGCTGCCCCAGCGCCTGCATGTAGGTGCTGATTGCGCGCTCTTGCTTGGCCAGGCGCCCGGTCTCGTTGGTAGCCAGCACTTCAAGCTGGCTATCAGCGTCCTTCTGCGCTTTGACCATCCCGGCGCGCGCGTCCGCGATCTTCTGGTCCAACTGAATGCTTTGCGCGGCGGATGTGGTCTTCTTGCCCTTGGCGGCTTCCAGCGCGGATATCTCGGCCTCGTAGGCTGCCGTTACCTGGTCGCGCTCATTACCGATGAGCGCTTGGCGTCGAAGCAGGTAGTCGGACTCCGATATCAGCCCGGCCTTCTGCGCTGCGTCCAGTTCCTTCTGGTAGTTCTTGTAGTCGGCAGCTATGGCCGCCAGGTTGTTTTTGGCGGCGTTAAAGCCAGTCAAATCGACCTGAGTTGCGGCAGACTTTGAATCTTTGAACTGATCATTGATGTTCGCGAGGTTCTTATCGATCGCAGCCTGATTCAGGCGCGGGTCATTCGGTGCAACCTTGCGAATATCTTCGAGCTGCCGTTTGTATTCCTTGATCGCTTCGCTGCGCTTTTGCTCATTCGTCCATGCGGACTTGGTGAGGGCGTCGATTTTCGTCATCGACGTTACGGCATCACTCTGCGCCTTGGCCTGCTCGCCTTCCCACTTGGCGATGTCGGCCTGAGCTGCCTTCTCATCTTCCAGCATGTTCACGCGATTCTGCCGGAACTCGATCAGAGCATCTTTGGACTTTTTGTTTTGGAACAATCCATCCATGTTCTGCGCTTCTAGCAGGTCAGTCTTCGCGCTTTCGATATCTGCATTGATGTCGCGTCGACCTATATTCTTGATGCCGTCAGCAGCACGAGCTACTGCGTTGTATGCCTTCTCCCAGAGGCCGAGATTCGCAAGGATCTTTGGCGTGCGCTCGTTGATCGCATCGGCATAAGTATCGGTCGCGAGCTTTACGGCGCCAGCGTGGTCGCCTTGCTTCTCCAAGGCGACAATTTGCGAGTAAACCGAGGCCGTCAGGTAGTGGTATTGCTCATTCAGGGCGGCGGATGCCTTGACTGGGTCATCTGCCAACTTGGAAAACTCGGCGACCGTCTCGCTGACAGCCTTACCGGTCGCCTCCTGCATCGATACGGCGGCCCGAGTGATTTCCGCAAAGCTCGCACCCGCGATCTTCCCGTTATCGGCCAGTAGAGCCAGAACAGCGGCTGCTTGCCCAGTGGAGCCGACAGTCGCGCTTACCTGGCGCGCCATATCCCCAAGCTGGCCAGCGCTGACTCCAGCATAGTTTCCGGTCAGGATTAGCGACTCATTGTATTTGCCGGCCTCAGCCCTGCCTTGGACAAAACCGTAAGCCAGTGTGCCGACCGCTGCGACAGCAAGTCCTATAGGGGCGGCCATGGCGGCTATCCGAACGGCCGAGGCGCCGGCATTGGTCCCGAGCTCCAGAACGTTATGTGCCGCTACACGAATGTTTCCTTCTGCCAGAGCATTTCCGAGCTGCACTACATTCTGCCTGGCGGCTTTGGTGTTCAATCCGAGGCCGGCAAACGCTGAGCTCGTCTTGTCTATGTCGGCATATTTGCCGTCAATCTTCTTCAGTGCTTCGTTGTACTGAACTTGGCTGATGCGGCCAGCATCCAGATGCTTGCCGAGTTGCTCGACCTGAGTATCGAGCTTGGCCATAGCCGCTCGGGCCGGATCAATCGCCCCCAGCAGGCTGTTCAAGGCCTTTTGTTCATCCAGGGCAGACTTGGCCAGAGCGATCTGCTGCTTGTCGAGTTGCGCCGAGATCTTCGCGGCCTCGGCCTCGCCATAGGCACCGGTCTTGGTCAGCTTCGCCAGAGCGTCACGCTGCTTTGCCAGGTCCTGGGTGGTTTTGGCGCTGGTGGAAAGCGATTTCTCCAGCGCTTGCATTTCGTTCATCAGCGAAACAGCGGACTGCTCGGCCCGGCCGCCGGCCTTCGCCATCTCATCCAGATTCGTTTTCGCCTGGATTGCATCGGCCGAGTCGATCTTGACGCCGAGTTCTGAAATGTTCATCGACTCACCTTAAATAAGTGCCCGTAGTTACGGGCTGTTTTCCCTTTCCTCTGCCATGACGCGCAGGGCTTCGCCTTCCAGCACCTGGAGATCAGGAAAGATTTCAGCGAGTTTCTTTTTCTTGATGCCGAGGAATCCGGCCACATCACGAATGCACGTGTAGTCGAGACCGATCGCGCCGCCGGCGCCCGCTCGCCATTGAGTCGACATCCTGTTGAACAGGTAAAATGCCGGCCAGTTGCAGGGCCAGACTTCGGTCACCTCTTCAAGGTCGCCCGGGGCAAGGCCGAAAAGCCCCATCAGTTCAGCAGGCGCCGCCGGCGCGTAGAGTGCACGAGCGGCGTCCGTCAGTTTCCCAGGCGGGCCTGGTTGAATGCGTTCTGGTAGGCATTCACGACCGCCTCAGCAGCACCCTGGCAGGACGTCACCAAGGCCCGAATGCCCTTATCGTCGAACTTGTCATCGAAGCCCCAGCCGACTACCAAGTCCTTGATCTGCTGCGACTGCTGCTCAGTGTCAGCGGCAACGATTTCGGAAAGCGTAGGGCTGTCACCCAGGGCGGTCCGAGCTTCGTCGCGCTTCAAGTTCCACTCATCAAACAGAGCGGCAAGCCCCAGGCGATCCCGATACTTGAAGGTGAACTCGATTTTCTCGGGCTCACCCCCAACGATCGGGATCGACACGAAGGCCTTAAACGTCGGGTTCTGGGCGATTCTGATCTTTGCCATGGGTTACGCCACCGCAGTCAGGTAACGGGTCGGTTCGCCCTGTAGCGCCAGGTTCACGGTGCGGGTAAGCAGGTTGCTCCGGGACACGGTTGGCTGGTTGGAGAACGAGGTGAAGGCGCCGTAGAACAGCGTGTCGTTACCCGGCAGGTTGAGGCGCGCGGCCTGAATGGTCTGGCTGGCGTCAGCAGCGCGCAGGATGGCGTTGAACACCTGCGCCGGGTCATCGGCGATGGTCAGCGCCAGGCTCGCGGCAGCCTTGTCGGTTGGCATCTGGCGGCCCTGCTTGTCTTCCAGGAACACCACGTCCAGATAGTTCTGGGTGCCGCCGGCGAAAGCCACATCGGTGATTTGCGGAATCTGTACCCAGGTCAGCACCTTCTTCAGCGAGCCGATGCCGGAACCGGCCGGGTAAACCTGCAGGTCAGTGGTGTCGATGCCTTCAAGGGTGATGGCAGTAGCAGTGGCCGCCTTTACTCGCACAACGCGATTGCCCAAGCGAGTCCAGCCAGAGGTAACGATCACGATGTCGCCAGCCGACAGTGTGCCGCCCGATACGGTGGCCACGGCTTCGGCCGAGTTGCTCAGCGCCGAAAACGGGATATCAGGGCCGTAGGTTGCGCCGTGCTGGAAAGTGCCGCCGTCCGGAATTTTGTAGCCCATGGGGTATTTCCTCTTTGCAGATATGAAAAAACCCGCTCAATGGCGGGTTTGTGGGGTTGCCCAATGGGCGGAATCAATTGGTGTCGGCTCGATACAAGAACGAAACCGGAACGGTGTAGGTGGAATCGCCGGTGATGCCGGGGCCCGGGTCAACGGGAGACATGGTCACTACGGTGAGCCCCCCCTTCGAGTCCCGGGCGTAAAGCGGGAATAGAGTCGTCAGCTCGGACGAAATCGGGTTCGTTTTAGCCTTGCCGGTGCCCGCCAGCGCGATGATGTTTACCTGAAACACGCCTGTGAAAAGCCGGTGATCGCCGCCGAGCGTGTTGCTCGCGGTATCGCCCGGGATCGTGAACGCCCGCAGGTAGGTTTCGCCCGCTGCCGGCGTGTAAGCCGTGTTCTCGAAGACGATCTTCAACTTCTCTGACCTGGCAGCATTCCAGGCGATCAACTTTGCCTCGTAGATTGAGGCGATGATTGCGTGACTCATACCTGGTTGTTCCTGATGGCCTCCAGCACGATCTGCTGAAAGCGAGCTACGGTTACCCGGGCCATGCCGCCGGGGGCCTGGGCGGAATGGCCGAACTCCAGCGGAATCGCATAGGGCAAGTTGTTGATGATGTAGGCAATTTGGCCGGCGGTGAAGTCGCTCATCGCAGCGACCAGCGCGGCAGTGGTTTCGGCGCCGCTCGGGTCTACCTCGTCGAAGGTGACGCTCTCGATCACGCCGAGCGATATATGCCAGTTCGCGCGGAACCGGCCGCCGACGTAACCTTCAGGCGCCACGATATCCATGCCGTCGTTGAGCTTGCGACCCTTCTTCAGCCTGCCACCCTTGGTGAGGTTGGCCGGGTCGCTGCGCAGCGCGCTGTTGTGATCGTCGACGGCCTTGTTGTACTGCGTCGCCACGGCGTTCTGCGCCCAGATCTCCGGGTTACCCACGGGAGACATGCGGATAAGGCTGCTGCCGACCTCGATGATGATCTCGCGCACACTGGCGTCGATGGCCTCACTTGTCTGAGCGGCGAACTCGGCCAGACTCAGGGCGAAACTGCCGGACTGTCCGGCGCCTGCACGGCTCACGACCGCACCTGCAGCTCATACAGAATCGGCGTTCCGGCCGGGTTGATTTCTTTCAGCGGCGGGACAATTGACCAGGCGCGGCCTTGGACAACGACCTTGTTCAGCAGATCAGGTACCCACTCAAGCCCCTGTGCGGCGATCTTGAGCTTCTTGTCACCAACCTTGATCAGACTGTTGTTCTGGAATTCTTGGCCGGTGAAGTCGAGCAGGATGCCTTGGGCGATCTGCTCGATGATCGCACCCGGCACTTCACCACCCATCTCGGGGTCGTACTCGCCCGGCTCCGCCTTGCTGATGGTCACGGGCTGGCCGAACTCTGTGATCATCTCCAGAGCCATCACGGCCATTTCGTCGTAGAAGGCCATGGTGGCTCCGTATCAGTTATGCGCGGACGGCGAACAGCCCCCGCTTTTGTAGGTAGTCAGCGAACTGCGTAGCGCTCGGACGATCCGGCGCGGCTGGCAGCAGTCTGTTACTGGTGTTTGGGATTGCCGCGTACTGCCGCGTTACCGCCCCCTCGACGCGATCCAGCAGAACCGCACCTTTGCGCTTCTCCACCGGGTCAATATCGTCCTGATGAATCTCCGCAGCCAAAGCCATCTGGCCGTACTGGATTCGCGCCGGGAGGTAGTTGTCAGGCTTGATCTGCTGATCCAGATGCACACCACGACGAGGCCACGCCAGGGCCTGATCGCTATCTGTCTTGCGCCCTTTCCATGTCATGCCATCCATAGCCAGGGCGGCCCGGCGCAGCAGTGCTTCTTGCGCAACGACATCGACAGGAATGACCACGCCAAACTTCACGGCGTACATGGCCAGGTCTTCGGCGCTCGCGTAGCTTTCGGCGTCTGGCTTGCCGGTGCCGTCCTCGATGATGAGTGTCATGGGTCAACTCGCTGGAATAGTTTGCAGATTGGCCGTCGGCTTACCGACAGCCGGCAGTATTACGCTCTGGGCAGATCAGCGACGAGCTTTTCCAAGGACTCTTTCGAGGCGTTGGCTCGGTAGCTGACGCCAGCTGCGTCGAGTTTAGCCTTCAGCGCTTCAACCTCAACGCCTTGAGCCTTCAACTCGGCGAGTTCATTGCGTAGCACCTGGTTCTCCGTCGCGAGATCGTCACGCGCACCGGCCAGATCGACCATTTGCAGGCGGATGCCGTCGAGCGCCTGGAACAGCCGGATCGCGAGCTCGCCAGCTTCTGGCTTTTCAATCTCGCCGGCATCGAGACCGTCGATGACGACGCGAACCGTATCGCTTTCGATCTGCAACTTGCCAACCAACTCTTCCAGTTCGGCATTGTTACCACCGAGAGCAACTGGCGCTTGAGCAACCTCATCAGCTGATACGCCGACACCAATTTTCTCGTAGGCATCGACCACCTTTGGCCAGTCGCCAATGACCAGGACACTGGTCACACCAGCCTCTGGCTTATCGAAATGCTCGGGGTTCCTGTAGCGCTTCTCGGGGTCGAATCCGCCAAGCTGATTGCTGTAAGTCAATTCCACGATGTTCTCCATGGCGGCCATTACTGGCCGCGCAGTGATTTAGGTTTAACCGCCAGTGACAGGAGGCGTCGCCGTCAGCTTGATCATCACGCCGGCGGTGACCTTGTTGCTGCCGGCATGCTTGACCCAGTTAGCAGCGGAGCCAACAGCAGCCAAAGTCGGATTGGAACCACCGGTCGATGCTTTCCAGCTGTAACCCAACACATCAATGTTTACGGTGCCTTCAGCGCGGTAGCCGATGCCGAGGTTTTCTTCGTCGTTCACTTCATACGAACGGAAACCAGGGGCTTGGGACTCGGTGATCGTCACAGCGTTTGGCAGCAGGCCGAAGATCACGTCCGAAGGCGCGGTGTCGGTCACCAGTACTGGCTTGCCAAGGGTGCCCGGCAGGCCGCCGTAGATCACAACGCCCGCTTCTTCGTAGATCTTGTTGGTGATCGCTTCGTCGACAATGTCGAAGTAGGCGCTGGAGTGCATGACCCAGAGAGAGATGCGGCCGAACTTGTCGCCAAACTTGCGCATGCCGCGAGTCAGCGTCTTCTTGCCGTCGGTTTCAATGTTGGCGGACACCACCATATCGGCGTTGGAGCCAATGGCTGCGCGAAGACCGGCGGTGGCGTACTGGATGAAGCCTTCCAGTGTCGCATCGGCCACGTCGGCGCCGACGATCTGGGAGAACTCTTCGACCGGACGGCCGCGGCGTTTGAACGCCTCTTCGGTCGTCTGGTACGGGCCGTACTTCCACGGAGCCTTCACGCCCACCGCCTCGCCGGCGCTGATCTTCTTGGCAATAACCTTGCCTTCAGAGTTGACGTCGCGGTGCTCCAGCGAGCCATTCAGCTTGTAGAGGGCACGCTTGCGGAAGTCGCCTTCGATCAGTTCATTGTCGAGCACCATCGCGCCATTGGACGATGCGTTGAACACGTCGAGGTTGTCCTGAACGCGTTCCAGGTATGCAGTTTGCGCCTCATCGTTGTAGATGATGAGGTCGCTGTTAACGGTTGTAGCCATGGGTCAATCCCCTTACTTGGGCAATTGCAGATATGCGGTTTGGCCGTGCTTGCGCTGGTAGTCGCGCTTCTGCTCGGAGGTCATTTCGGAGCGCTTGAATGCAGCCTGGCCGCCACCCCCGCCCGGGGCTTGTGTACCTGAAGCCCTTGGCCACAGGTGAGGTGCGCTTTCGCGCAAAGATTCCGCCCATTCGAGCGGTGTCAGAGGCGTCTTGCCGTCTTTACCGAGGATGGCCTGGCCTTCCTTGTCGACTGCAACAGCATCGCCCTCTTCATTCAGGGTGAATTGCCCGCGTGCGCGCAGGATCAAGTCGTCCGTCGCTTCAGGCAGCGCACCGGCCTTGATAGCCGCTGCGCGAATCGAATCACCGAGGACCTTGTCCCGGAATTTGTTGGCGAACGATTCGGATTTGTCGGCTCGGGCTTTTTCCCCAGCCAGCTGTTTCTCGAACTCACCGCGCAGGCGCTCTGTGCGCTTGCCGAAAACCTCGTCGATCTTGCCCTCGGTGAGCAGTTTGGTTTCTTCATCTTGGCCTGCCTTCGCAAGCAACCCTTTCACGGCGTCGATGTCGATGCCCTGAAACTGGGTTTCGAAGTCGGTGAGCTTGCCGGAGGTTTCCTTCAGCTTGCCGAGCAGCTCGCTGTTCTTCGTTTTCAGACCCGAAACGGATGTTTCAACGGCAGTCGCGATAGCGGCCTTGATTGCCGGGTTGTCCAGGTCGATTTCGTTTTCTTCTGCCACGTTGATGCACCCCTTGGGTATGTGGTGCCCGCTTTGCAGGCAATAAAAAACCGCCCGGAGGCGGCTGATTGAAAGTGTTTGATCAAATTCCGGACTTAGCGAATGCGAGTGGTTCTAAAGCCTTCATCTGCGCCAGGGTCAGCGGTGCAAAGTTGCGATCAAGCTGCAGCTCGGCGAAGCGCTGGATGCTCAGCCCGCCCTCGCGAAACAGCTTTGCCCGCATCGGGCCGATAGCCACATCCTGAAACGTCGCCGGCTGCCGCTGGAGCCAGTGGTAATAGTCGAGGCTCGCGCTGACTTGCCCAGGGCCATCAGCACCGACCGAAGCCCGCGTAGCGCCCTTGGCGAACATCTCGCTCAGCTTGGTCAGGAATATGAACGTGGTGCGGCAGTTCGGGTGAAACGGCGGTCTTGGCCCGGAATCAACCGGGAATCGGCGACCATCCATCGAGCGACATTGCTGGCTGGTCTTGCTGTCCAGCGTGGCGACCATTTCAATTTCGGCCACGATATCCGTGTTGGCCTTGGCCACCTCCATGCGCGCCTGAGACGACACATGCTGAATCGCCGTGTGCACGACTGCGCTTGCATTGCGGTTGGTGGTGGCCAGGATGCCGTCTTTGTATCCGGCCGCCTTGGTACCACGAATGTTGCGGATGATCTGGAAGTTCGTTTGCCCTTCGAAGAAGCCCTGCCGGATCGTGCCAGTGACGCGCTCGCGCTCGGCAGTGGTCCAGCCCTTGATAAACGACTTCAGCAGCTTGCCGCCGCCGGTGCCACGCACGCTGAGCGGGTTCGTCAGAACCGCCGCTCTGATGGCCGCCGCCGTCGGCGCCGCAACGTCGAGCGAAACCCCGACCGGCGCAGATCTGGCCAGGCTCGTCGCCTCGAACTCAGCTTCGTAGTTGGCAATGTCGATCAGGTCAAGGCTCAACTGCACGCTGTAGCGGTCGAAGATGCCCAGCAGCAGGCTGTCGACCTCCTTCAGCAGCGCCTCCAGGCGCTTGACGTTGTACTCAGTCAGATCTGATTGGGTGAGCCGGTCCCGGATCGACCGGTCAATCTCCTTGAGAAACGGAGCGAACTTGCCAACCTCTCCCGCCTTCAGCTTTTCGAGGAAGACCGCGTGGCGGATCGTAGCATCAAGGATTGCCTGGTTTGCTGCCATTCGGTGTTACCTCATCATCCAGGCCCAGGCCATCGCCCTGCTCTTGAAGCTCGCCGTCGATCTGCTGGTCGGTGCGCTCCGGTGCAATCAAGCCCAGCTTGCGTAAGTAGGACCGCAGATCCGCCTTCGCGAAGCCGCCGTTCTGCCATAGGCCAACCAAGGCCGTGATCATTTGCGGATCAGCCGTCAGCTCGACGAACTCTTGATTGACCTGGTACGCGACTTTGTCGGAAACGCCCATGTACTGGCCGCACCAGATGATTGCGCGGGTGTAGGCCTCGCTGACGTTGGCCACACAGCCGGCCAGCACCGAGGTGGATGCCGACTGATCGCCGCGCGCCTCGGTTGCCGTCTTGGAGGACAAAGACGCCACAACCATGCGGGCGCCCAGTTCGATCATCATCTGGTTCTTGTCGCCCATGGCCTCTTTGACCAGAGTGTTCGGCAAGGGCTGCGCATAGGCGAAAGCGCCACCTGCAGGCAGCAACATTGGCGCCCGAGAGCCGACGTAGACGCCGCTTTTCTCCATGTGGTCGCGCCAGTTTTCATCGAGCCCGGAGATAAATGGCTGCGCTTGGCCACACCAGAAGACGCTGTCTTCATAGTCGGCGCTGTTGCGGTAATGGCCCAGGTTGATCATTGCGATGTCGTACAAGGGCGACTCATCGATGGTCGGGTCGTTGTTCTGTGCGCCGACGAAGGTGAACGGGATTTCCTTGAGGCGCCCGGTGACCCCTTTCGGGGCAAATTCTTTCGTGACTTCAAGCGGCCCGCCACCTCTTGGACCGGATCGGCGCCAAACCCGACAAACGAAACCGTCCGGCTCAAGAGCAAGCTCGCGGAACTGCTCGACAGCCTTGAACCCGAAGCCGTCCTCAATCTCCAACATCTCACGCAGCACGACCAGAGTCAGCACGTTGTGGCCATTCACCATGCCGGTGCGCCAGTTGATGATGTCCTCGGCGCAGTACGACAGGATCACCGAGTGCCCGCCGGCGCCTTCGTCCTGGTGATAGTCAACGTACAGACCGTGACGGCCCGCCTCGAGCACCTTTTCCAGCGTGCCCTGGGAGTGCTGGTAAATGCTCACGCCGGAACCGTTGGCGTTGTCCTGCAAGTACTCCAGCTTCTTCGGTACGGTCAGCGTCGGGTCTTTGTGGAAGGCCAGGCCCAGCAAACCGTTGCGGGTATGTCCCGTAGCGTTTTTGAACACAGCTCGCTCACGGTAGGCCTTGTTCCGGTCCACGTTCTCGGGCGACTTGTCGTGTGCATTGATGTACGGCAGGCGCGATACCACCCGGTGCTGGCCGGCGCAGACATCGCGGACGGTTGCCCAGCGGTCTAGCACTTCGATGTAGTCCGCCCGCTTGAAGGAGACGTCGTTGCTCATCGGGCGTATCCCATTTTGATAGAAGTGACGATCGCTTTGATCGGATAACGCTTGGCGATGAAGTAGCCGGCAGCGTCGTTCATGTGGTCGTGCCCCTTCTTCGGATCTTTATCCGGCTCACCCTTGTCGGTGTATGTCTGTCGCTCCAGGCACAAGGTGAGCTGAGGGCACTGATCGATGTTCACCTTCAGGCGGCGTTCGCCGTAGGCGTTCAGGAACATGGAATTGACTGAATTGACCCGGTCTTTGACGCCCGGGTTTGTCGAATCAACGATCACCGTAAAGCCGGCCTTCTTCAGCAGCGATAGGTCCGACTCACTGGCGTTTTTGCTGCTGGTGTTCTGGCCGCTGGCATCGGGATAGACCGCAACTGCGTGGCCCGGGAATCTGGCTTTGATTTTCTCGATCATCTCCAGCGTATCGCGCACCCCGTGGAACTCATCCAGAGCCAGCGGCAGGTCGTCGCGCACGACATAGACGACTGACGCCATCTTCATGACGTTGAAGTCCATACCGATGTGCAGGGCCTCGCCGGGCTTGATTCGCTCGGAGGTACGGCACTCATCACGGCTGAATGTGTAGTAGACGACGCCCGCATAGTTTTCGAAGCCGGCCTCATACTCTTGCCGGAACGTTCGGGGATCCATCTTGCGACGGGCCGCATCCAGTTCCTCCGTGGGTACGTTGCCACCCTGCAGCGATGTGTACTGCCAACTCTTGTGGTCTGGCTCGCCGCCAGGCTTACCATCTAGGTATGTGTCGTAGCAGTGGTTGAAGCCTTTCGGGGTTCCAATGCGCAGCGCGTGACCACCCTTGCGCACCCCCAAACCCGGAATCGTGTACTGACAGGTCGAAAGCATCGGCCTCAGAACTTCTTCCCATGCAGCCCATGGGCAATCCGCCCACTCATCCACCAGGACGAAGAACAGACCAGAGCCCCGCAGGTTGTCGTAGTTGTCCAGTCCAACCACGCGCATGACGTGACCTGACTTCAGCGTGATTGAGCATTCCGTCTCGTTGGGGCGGTGCGAACGCCAGGCTTCTGGGATGGCCTGTTTCAGCCTCCGCCAGAACACACGCTTGGCCTGCTTGAAGGTCGGTGCGCCGTACCAGATTTCATCTTCAACGCTTACGCCCCACTCAGCAGCAAGACGGGCCGCTCGGCGCATCTCAGCCTTGCCCAGGAACGTCTTGCCGAACCGGCGACCACACACAGCATCACGAAAGCGTG from the Pseudomonas sp. N3-W genome contains:
- a CDS encoding DUF4055 domain-containing protein — encoded protein: MSNDVSFKRADYIEVLDRWATVRDVCAGQHRVVSRLPYINAHDKSPENVDRNKAYRERAVFKNATGHTRNGLLGLAFHKDPTLTVPKKLEYLQDNANGSGVSIYQHSQGTLEKVLEAGRHGLYVDYHQDEGAGGHSVILSYCAEDIINWRTGMVNGHNVLTLVVLREMLEIEDGFGFKAVEQFRELALEPDGFVCRVWRRSGPRGGGPLEVTKEFAPKGVTGRLKEIPFTFVGAQNNDPTIDESPLYDIAMINLGHYRNSADYEDSVFWCGQAQPFISGLDENWRDHMEKSGVYVGSRAPMLLPAGGAFAYAQPLPNTLVKEAMGDKNQMMIELGARMVVASLSSKTATEARGDQSASTSVLAGCVANVSEAYTRAIIWCGQYMGVSDKVAYQVNQEFVELTADPQMITALVGLWQNGGFAKADLRSYLRKLGLIAPERTDQQIDGELQEQGDGLGLDDEVTPNGSKPGNP
- a CDS encoding terminase; this translates as MSRLPRTYDPPVKLTPKQANIYCWGFQPEARFRDAVCGRRFGKTFLGKAEMRRAARLAAEWGVSVEDEIWYGAPTFKQAKRVFWRRLKQAIPEAWRSHRPNETECSITLKSGHVMRVVGLDNYDNLRGSGLFFVLVDEWADCPWAAWEEVLRPMLSTCQYTIPGLGVRKGGHALRIGTPKGFNHCYDTYLDGKPGGEPDHKSWQYTSLQGGNVPTEELDAARRKMDPRTFRQEYEAGFENYAGVVYYTFSRDECRTSERIKPGEALHIGMDFNVMKMASVVYVVRDDLPLALDEFHGVRDTLEMIEKIKARFPGHAVAVYPDASGQNTSSKNASESDLSLLKKAGFTVIVDSTNPGVKDRVNSVNSMFLNAYGERRLKVNIDQCPQLTLCLERQTYTDKGEPDKDPKKGHDHMNDAAGYFIAKRYPIKAIVTSIKMGYAR